One part of the Amaranthus tricolor cultivar Red isolate AtriRed21 chromosome 16, ASM2621246v1, whole genome shotgun sequence genome encodes these proteins:
- the LOC130802992 gene encoding uncharacterized protein LOC130802992, translating to MSFLLSQKKDCCLPQANLILLSSPSLPAAGGSDTTVWRCSCLLLLTPHLVESRGSTVLYSSSTLYKNRKNQIFDFFRYMCFEPRYTRLQNSSSSCLFVRHHQQLRLSALPPRPTVVS from the exons ATGAG TTTCCTGCTTTCCCAAAAAAAAGACTGCTGCCTGCCGCAAGCTAATCTAATTCTGCTTTCCTCACCGTCACTACCTGCCGCCGGTGGCTCTGACACTACAGTCTGGCGCTGCTCCTGCTTGCTGCTGCTCACGCCTCACTTGGTCGAAAGTCGAGGGTCGACTGTACTGTATTCCTCTTCTACTCTTTACAAAAAccgtaaaaatcaaatttttgatttttttag ATACATGTGCTTCGAGCCCCGCTACACCCGCCTACAAAACAGCAGCAGCAGCTGCCTTTTCGTTCGCCACCACCAGCAGCTACGGCTGTCTGCACTACCACCAAGGCCCACCGTGGTGTCTTGA